From a single Arachnia propionica genomic region:
- a CDS encoding sensor histidine kinase, producing MNTPVPIRRGDLLLAVGCGILQATALALGYGSRARDNYAVLVCLGGAQGIVLVLWRRHPVVCQFLVWGAQLAMMVLMPRGFTFAWVAQAAAGFGIGLRLPPLRGGLLVGILGLAEAVVIVVRDSPDPGRWAEVLTFVLGKFSFYLVPMLGGVMLASRTQRMQQQRDWEVREHQHQLALALIDERRRVAGELHDVAAHHLAGIVVQSAAVGRLIDRDPETAKEAAAQLRAQSKKTLDGLRSVVGLLRENATPVAGLRDLPDLISTTRDLGVEVSFIPPFPRPALSPIADRAVYRVVQQAISNALQHAPGAWLRIDVTQTGDQLETTIVNGSAQRQGESRTGGVGLKVMRERAVAAGGTLETGPTPEGGWRVRLVVPVIGGEDEEER from the coding sequence GTGAACACCCCCGTTCCGATCCGTCGCGGCGACCTGCTGCTGGCCGTCGGCTGCGGGATTCTTCAGGCCACCGCGCTGGCCCTGGGCTATGGCTCCCGGGCCCGGGATAACTATGCGGTCCTGGTGTGCCTAGGAGGCGCGCAGGGGATCGTGCTGGTGCTGTGGCGCCGCCACCCCGTGGTGTGCCAGTTCCTGGTCTGGGGAGCGCAGCTGGCCATGATGGTGCTGATGCCCAGAGGATTCACCTTCGCCTGGGTGGCGCAGGCGGCCGCCGGGTTCGGCATCGGGCTCCGGCTGCCACCCCTGCGGGGCGGGCTGTTGGTGGGGATCCTGGGGCTGGCCGAGGCCGTGGTCATCGTGGTGCGGGATTCCCCGGACCCGGGGCGGTGGGCGGAGGTCCTCACCTTCGTGCTCGGCAAGTTCTCCTTCTACCTGGTGCCGATGCTCGGCGGGGTGATGCTGGCCAGCCGGACCCAGCGCATGCAGCAGCAGCGCGACTGGGAGGTCCGCGAGCACCAGCACCAACTTGCATTGGCCCTGATCGACGAACGTCGCCGGGTCGCTGGGGAACTGCACGACGTCGCCGCCCATCATCTGGCGGGCATCGTCGTGCAGTCCGCGGCGGTCGGGCGGCTCATCGACCGCGACCCCGAGACCGCCAAAGAAGCCGCCGCGCAGCTGAGAGCGCAGAGCAAGAAAACCCTCGACGGCTTGCGATCGGTGGTGGGGCTGCTGCGCGAGAACGCCACCCCCGTGGCGGGCCTGCGCGACCTCCCGGATCTCATCTCCACCACCCGCGACCTCGGGGTCGAGGTGTCCTTCATTCCTCCGTTCCCGCGACCTGCGCTGTCCCCGATCGCCGACAGGGCGGTCTACCGGGTGGTTCAACAGGCCATCAGCAACGCCCTGCAACACGCCCCGGGAGCGTGGCTGCGGATCGACGTCACGCAGACCGGCGACCAGCTGGAGACGACCATCGTCAATGGTTCCGCGCAGCGTCAAGGGGAGTCCAGGACAGGAGGTGTCGGCCTGAAGGTGATGCGGGAAAGGGCGGTCGCGGCCGGGGGAACCCTCGAGACCGGTCCCACCCCGGAAGGCGGCTGGCGGGTCCGGCTCGTCGTGCCGGTGATCGGCGGGGAGGACGAGGAGGAACGGTGA
- a CDS encoding alpha/beta hydrolase, which yields MSDAGNGDALRRLVAEKEDATNSGRPRKRRRFVRALGVTVMVLALLVGVMKVTDMAMTASERAANPAPGVMVDVGGRRMHVHTVGQGEASIVLLPGLGVPAPVLDFEPLTQELSQWARVTVVEPFGYGWSEGSDSPMLPGDVARDVHTALHGAGVPGPYVLMGHSLAGLYSQKFIETFPGEVSGFVGLDPTNPATASPPEDDWRASFFSGVLTTLARLGGVRVVQAIRGVESSLLEQGYSRENVDKQAMLTSWNAMSPETVRQRKSLKEAVEQTKELRFAQDLPVLVFTSRGREENMKESQRALRAYVGEGRCHRVETLDAGHLVHHEQHTRINEVTRAFLAECGTMTP from the coding sequence GTGTCTGACGCGGGCAATGGCGACGCTCTTCGCAGGCTGGTCGCGGAGAAGGAGGACGCCACGAACTCCGGGAGGCCCCGGAAGCGGCGTCGATTCGTGCGGGCGCTGGGTGTGACGGTGATGGTACTGGCGCTGCTCGTTGGGGTGATGAAGGTCACGGACATGGCCATGACCGCCAGCGAACGGGCGGCGAATCCAGCCCCGGGGGTGATGGTTGATGTCGGCGGCCGCAGGATGCACGTCCACACCGTCGGTCAGGGTGAGGCCAGCATCGTGCTGCTCCCGGGGCTGGGCGTCCCGGCGCCGGTGCTTGATTTCGAACCCTTGACGCAGGAGCTGTCGCAGTGGGCGAGGGTGACGGTTGTGGAGCCCTTCGGCTACGGATGGAGCGAGGGGTCGGATTCCCCGATGCTACCGGGGGACGTCGCCAGGGATGTGCATACCGCCCTGCACGGCGCGGGGGTGCCGGGTCCGTACGTGCTGATGGGGCATTCGCTCGCGGGTTTGTACTCCCAGAAGTTCATCGAGACGTTTCCCGGCGAGGTGAGCGGGTTCGTGGGTCTCGACCCGACGAATCCCGCCACCGCCTCCCCGCCGGAAGACGATTGGCGGGCCAGCTTTTTCTCCGGGGTCTTGACCACTCTGGCGCGTCTTGGTGGCGTGCGGGTGGTGCAGGCGATTCGTGGCGTGGAATCGTCCTTGTTGGAGCAGGGTTACAGCAGGGAAAATGTGGACAAGCAGGCGATGCTGACCAGCTGGAATGCGATGTCGCCGGAGACGGTGCGGCAGAGGAAGAGCCTCAAGGAGGCTGTCGAGCAGACCAAGGAGCTTCGGTTCGCCCAGGACCTGCCGGTGCTGGTGTTTACCAGCAGGGGCCGGGAGGAGAACATGAAGGAGAGCCAGAGGGCGTTGCGCGCGTACGTTGGTGAGGGTCGGTGTCACCGGGTCGAGACCCTCGATGCCGGCCACTTGGTTCATCACGAGCAGCACACCAGGATCAACGAGGTGACCCGCGCCTTCCTCGCCGAGTGCGGAACAATGACGCCGTGA
- the msrA gene encoding peptide-methionine (S)-S-oxide reductase MsrA: protein MEIDVLGWLSGRRNPQLVTADDALPGRDTPVLGTMPRHAVLGLRLDEVPEGCEVAYFAMGCYWGEERLFWSTDGVVNTAVGFMGGFTPNPTYRETCTGRTGHTETVRVVFDPSRISYEDLLRIFWENHDPTQGFRQGNDIGTQYRSAIFPVDAAQHAAAIASRDAFQTRMTEAGFGEITTEITNGATFYHAEEEHQQYLHKNPGGYCPNHATGVACT from the coding sequence ATGGAGATTGATGTCCTTGGATGGCTCAGCGGTCGCCGGAACCCCCAGCTCGTGACCGCCGACGACGCCCTGCCCGGGCGTGACACGCCTGTCCTGGGCACCATGCCCCGACATGCCGTGCTCGGCCTGCGCCTGGACGAGGTCCCTGAGGGCTGTGAGGTCGCCTATTTCGCGATGGGGTGCTACTGGGGTGAGGAACGGCTGTTCTGGAGCACCGACGGCGTGGTCAACACCGCCGTCGGGTTCATGGGAGGCTTCACCCCGAACCCCACATATCGCGAGACCTGCACCGGACGCACCGGACACACGGAAACAGTTCGGGTGGTCTTCGACCCGTCACGCATCAGCTACGAGGACCTGCTGAGGATCTTCTGGGAGAACCACGACCCCACCCAGGGCTTCCGGCAAGGCAACGACATCGGCACCCAATACCGGTCCGCGATCTTCCCGGTCGATGCCGCCCAGCACGCGGCAGCCATCGCATCCCGCGATGCCTTCCAGACCCGCATGACCGAAGCCGGATTCGGCGAAATCACCACTGAGATCACCAATGGCGCCACCTTCTACCACGCGGAGGAGGAACACCAGCAGTACCTGCACAAAAATCCGGGAGGCTATTGCCCGAACCACGCCACCGGAGTCGCATGCACATGA
- a CDS encoding acetyl-CoA hydrolase/transferase family protein, with protein MRIVAPEQLAAALPELPGNPRIVTQGSFGTPRALLGLLDAAIPEYRLFIVNGLGALPDREGVRLETTFVGSGLRGNPRVDYYPARLSTTPQLFRGALPPDVVAVQTSRVVDGKVSLGIEVQVLPGAIDAAKQRGAILVAQINENLPFIHGDGVLSVDDIDLAVEIAEPVPVAPEGKIDDESAAVGERLAAMVPDGATLQLGIGALPEAVMQALRNSRGLRVWTELMADGFFGLLRSGALDDTHPITATFAYGSEELYAWADDNPQLRLLRCETTNSPGNIARQPAVTSINTALQVDLFGAINATRVNDRIISGTGGQADFIVGALQSPGGQAIIALKSWHPKANRSTIVPKLTEPTTSLQPSWVVTEQNTARVFGASQRDQALGLIEAARPEARDSLRAEAERMGLLD; from the coding sequence GTGAGAATCGTCGCCCCCGAGCAGCTGGCCGCTGCTCTGCCCGAGCTGCCCGGGAATCCCCGCATCGTCACCCAGGGCAGTTTCGGTACCCCACGTGCCCTGCTCGGGTTGCTGGACGCGGCCATTCCCGAGTACCGACTGTTCATCGTCAACGGGCTCGGCGCGCTGCCGGACCGCGAAGGGGTGCGGCTTGAAACCACCTTCGTCGGTTCCGGGCTGCGCGGGAATCCTCGGGTCGACTACTACCCGGCGCGGCTGTCCACCACTCCCCAGCTGTTTCGTGGGGCGCTGCCTCCGGATGTCGTCGCGGTGCAGACCTCGCGGGTCGTTGACGGGAAGGTCAGTCTCGGCATCGAGGTGCAGGTGCTGCCAGGCGCCATCGACGCCGCGAAACAGCGCGGCGCGATTCTGGTGGCGCAGATCAACGAGAACCTGCCGTTCATCCACGGCGACGGGGTGCTGTCGGTCGACGACATCGACCTGGCCGTCGAGATCGCCGAGCCGGTGCCGGTGGCACCCGAGGGCAAGATCGACGACGAGTCCGCGGCGGTCGGGGAGAGGCTCGCGGCGATGGTGCCCGACGGCGCCACGCTCCAACTCGGCATCGGTGCGCTGCCGGAGGCGGTGATGCAGGCGTTGCGGAACAGCCGTGGACTCAGGGTGTGGACCGAGCTGATGGCTGATGGCTTCTTCGGGCTGCTGCGTTCCGGTGCCCTCGACGATACCCACCCCATCACCGCGACCTTCGCCTACGGTTCCGAGGAGCTCTACGCCTGGGCCGACGACAACCCGCAGCTGCGGCTGCTGCGTTGCGAAACCACGAACAGTCCCGGGAACATCGCCCGACAACCGGCGGTGACTAGCATCAACACCGCGCTGCAGGTCGACCTGTTCGGGGCCATCAACGCCACCCGCGTCAACGACCGCATCATCTCCGGTACCGGAGGGCAGGCCGACTTCATCGTCGGGGCCCTGCAGTCCCCGGGCGGGCAGGCGATCATCGCGTTGAAGTCATGGCACCCGAAGGCCAACCGCTCCACCATCGTGCCGAAACTCACCGAACCCACGACGTCACTGCAACCGTCCTGGGTGGTCACGGAACAAAACACCGCCCGCGTCTTCGGGGCTTCCCAGCGCGACCAGGCGCTGGGCCTGATCGAGGCGGCCAGGCCTGAGGCCCGCGATTCGCTGCGCGCCGAGGCTGAACGCATGGGACTGCTCGACTGA
- a CDS encoding neutral zinc metallopeptidase: MDYRDSVDLSDSRTQRASGGGGGGRMALGGGVGGLVLMLLVVFVGPRFGINVSDLLGSSSGQDTQPVVQGSDLDHCKQKDVNVNTNRECRWLLYEKVLQSYWSKTATNYKYATVKLFSGTINTACGVGQTEMGPFYCSGDSTVYIDDSYVGQLLKQLGASGGDAAELYIVAHEFGHHIQNLDGTMRKVTRGTGADSAQVRLELQADCYAGVVFNQVMKDSNSPIKAVSKDDLLRIADAARSVGDDHIQKQQGGFVNPESWTHGSSEQRQRWLSVGFDSGNPSSCNTFDTQDL, encoded by the coding sequence ATGGACTATCGCGACAGCGTTGACCTGTCCGATTCGCGTACTCAACGCGCCTCGGGAGGCGGGGGTGGTGGCCGGATGGCCCTGGGCGGTGGCGTCGGCGGGTTGGTGCTGATGCTGCTGGTCGTCTTCGTCGGCCCGCGGTTCGGCATCAACGTCTCCGACCTGCTCGGATCCAGTTCGGGCCAGGACACCCAACCGGTGGTGCAGGGCAGCGATCTCGACCACTGCAAACAGAAGGACGTCAACGTCAACACCAACCGCGAGTGCCGCTGGCTGCTCTACGAGAAGGTCCTGCAGAGCTACTGGTCGAAAACGGCAACGAACTACAAGTACGCCACGGTGAAGCTGTTCTCCGGCACCATCAACACCGCCTGCGGGGTGGGTCAAACCGAGATGGGGCCGTTCTACTGTTCCGGTGACTCCACCGTCTACATCGACGACTCCTACGTCGGACAGCTCCTCAAACAGCTCGGAGCCTCCGGCGGGGACGCAGCCGAGCTCTACATCGTCGCCCACGAGTTCGGGCACCACATCCAGAATCTCGACGGAACCATGCGCAAGGTCACGCGCGGTACCGGAGCTGATTCCGCGCAGGTGCGGCTTGAACTCCAGGCCGATTGCTACGCCGGGGTGGTGTTCAACCAGGTCATGAAGGATTCGAACTCGCCGATCAAGGCGGTCAGCAAGGACGACCTGCTGCGCATCGCGGATGCGGCCCGTTCCGTCGGCGACGACCACATCCAGAAACAACAGGGTGGATTCGTCAACCCCGAGTCGTGGACCCACGGCAGCTCCGAGCAACGGCAGCGCTGGTTGAGTGTGGGCTTCGATTCCGGTAATCCTTCCTCCTGCAACACCTTCGACACCCAGGACCTGTGA
- a CDS encoding PLP-dependent aminotransferase family protein, with protein MARTALPIQQRLVLDPGVTPISHRVVAAIRRGIEDGSLVDGDPLPSSRRFAEEYDISRSCVVEAYEILGGLGLVTSSQGSGTRISQGARDLLRGCPPEAEETTARSQIDAVPSVNLTVPGGADNSMINLRDWNRAWREAIDPFETTSGIAALQKALSDHLRSFRGMVLEPDRIVLRPCIGSVIADIVHGLELRGCGVAIEDPGYPRVQRHLINEGCRVHCVPVDEEGLRIDMLTGADKVVYVTPARQWPTGVAMSAERRRELLEWSARVGGVIIENDLDAEFTYGHAPQPTLFSMAGEGARVIYIGSSSKLITPELGLVWLVVDDEFRRRAADVAMVSDFSARALAHYMSSGAMYRHRNRALALFGERRAALLTALGKLVPDVRIFGDPSGTELVLHLPERVDELVVQMRLEDLGYRVSTLGDFAMRDHPPALLLQYGDLAPVQARNFAESLRGVLAS; from the coding sequence ATGGCAAGGACCGCACTACCAATCCAGCAGCGCCTGGTCCTCGATCCCGGGGTCACGCCGATTTCCCATCGCGTCGTCGCGGCGATCAGACGTGGGATCGAGGACGGCAGCCTCGTCGACGGCGACCCCTTGCCCTCGTCCAGGAGATTCGCCGAGGAGTACGACATCTCACGTTCCTGTGTCGTCGAGGCCTATGAAATTCTCGGCGGATTGGGCCTGGTCACGTCCTCGCAGGGCAGCGGCACCCGCATCAGTCAGGGCGCGCGGGATCTGCTGCGAGGTTGCCCACCCGAGGCTGAGGAAACAACGGCCAGGAGCCAGATCGATGCCGTCCCATCGGTGAACTTGACTGTTCCCGGGGGAGCGGACAACTCCATGATCAATCTGCGGGATTGGAACCGGGCGTGGCGGGAGGCCATTGATCCATTCGAGACGACGAGCGGCATCGCGGCCCTGCAGAAGGCGCTCAGCGACCACTTGCGTTCCTTTCGTGGAATGGTGCTGGAACCTGACCGGATCGTGTTGCGACCGTGCATTGGAAGCGTGATCGCGGACATCGTCCACGGGCTGGAGCTGCGAGGCTGCGGGGTTGCCATCGAGGATCCCGGATATCCGAGGGTGCAGCGACACCTCATTAACGAGGGATGTCGGGTGCACTGCGTGCCCGTGGATGAGGAAGGCCTCAGGATTGACATGCTGACCGGCGCCGACAAGGTGGTGTACGTCACGCCGGCGCGGCAGTGGCCCACAGGGGTCGCGATGAGTGCTGAGCGTCGCCGGGAATTATTGGAGTGGTCGGCTCGGGTCGGTGGGGTCATCATCGAGAACGACCTTGACGCCGAGTTCACCTACGGGCATGCCCCCCAGCCGACTCTGTTCTCCATGGCGGGGGAGGGCGCGAGGGTGATCTATATCGGTTCCTCCTCGAAGCTCATCACCCCAGAGTTGGGGCTGGTGTGGCTGGTAGTTGATGACGAGTTCCGTAGGCGCGCCGCGGACGTCGCGATGGTCTCGGACTTCTCGGCGCGGGCGCTGGCCCATTACATGTCCTCCGGTGCCATGTATCGACACCGCAACAGGGCACTCGCGTTGTTTGGGGAACGCCGGGCGGCGTTGCTCACGGCACTGGGCAAGCTGGTGCCCGATGTGCGGATCTTCGGCGATCCGAGTGGCACGGAACTTGTGCTGCACCTGCCCGAGAGGGTCGACGAGCTGGTGGTGCAGATGCGGCTGGAGGACCTCGGGTATCGGGTCTCGACGTTGGGGGATTTCGCGATGCGTGACCATCCGCCTGCATTGCTGCTGCAATACGGGGACCTGGCGCCTGTGCAGGCGCGGAACTTCGCCGAGAGTCTGCGCGGGGTCCTGGCGTCCTGA
- a CDS encoding ethanolamine utilization protein EutH, whose product MGVAVGINEIILWILMLCMVLGGIDRAIGNKFGLGEQFEEGFNALGPLALAMVGIISLSPVLAKLLGPIINPVYSLVGADPAMFAGTLLACDMGGWPLAQQMTANPQAAQLSGLVLGSMMGATVVFTIPVSLGIIEKDDRGFLAKGILAGICTIPVGVLISGLIAGFPIGMVLINLIPIVAAALLIAFGLWRFPNAMTTGFEWFGKILLAIITVGLMIAVFEEVLHIKIMPAGWELTPVTKGLETVGLIAIVLLGAFPAVFLIIKLASKPLGKVGKLIGINDTAAGGMIATLANNIPMFQVMKDMDNRGKVVNSAFAVSAAFAFGDHLGFVAGAESSMIAAVIAGKLVAGIAAVALALLLFGRSLPKAEEAPAPEAPETATEGA is encoded by the coding sequence ATGGGAGTCGCAGTGGGCATCAACGAGATCATCCTTTGGATATTGATGCTGTGCATGGTCCTCGGCGGCATAGACCGGGCCATCGGAAACAAGTTCGGTCTGGGCGAACAGTTCGAGGAAGGCTTCAACGCCCTCGGTCCCCTGGCACTCGCCATGGTCGGCATCATCTCGCTCTCACCGGTACTCGCGAAGCTGCTGGGGCCGATCATCAACCCGGTCTACTCACTCGTCGGCGCTGACCCCGCAATGTTCGCGGGTACCCTGCTGGCCTGTGACATGGGCGGCTGGCCCCTGGCCCAGCAGATGACGGCAAACCCGCAGGCGGCGCAGCTGTCGGGTCTGGTACTCGGCTCCATGATGGGCGCGACGGTCGTGTTCACGATTCCCGTCTCCCTCGGGATCATCGAGAAAGACGACCGCGGTTTCCTGGCCAAGGGAATCCTGGCGGGCATCTGCACCATTCCCGTCGGCGTGTTGATCTCCGGTCTGATCGCGGGCTTCCCGATCGGCATGGTGCTGATCAACCTCATCCCCATCGTCGCTGCCGCTCTGCTCATCGCTTTCGGTTTGTGGCGCTTCCCCAACGCCATGACCACAGGCTTCGAGTGGTTCGGCAAGATCCTGCTCGCCATCATCACCGTCGGTCTCATGATCGCGGTTTTCGAAGAGGTGCTGCACATCAAGATCATGCCCGCGGGGTGGGAACTCACACCCGTCACCAAGGGCCTCGAAACGGTCGGGCTCATCGCCATCGTGCTGCTGGGCGCCTTCCCTGCGGTCTTCCTCATCATCAAACTGGCCAGCAAACCCCTCGGCAAGGTGGGCAAGCTCATCGGAATCAACGACACCGCAGCCGGCGGCATGATCGCCACCTTGGCCAACAACATCCCGATGTTCCAGGTCATGAAGGACATGGACAACCGCGGCAAGGTGGTCAATTCCGCCTTCGCGGTGAGTGCCGCCTTCGCCTTCGGCGACCATCTCGGTTTCGTGGCCGGGGCGGAGTCCAGCATGATCGCCGCAGTGATCGCCGGCAAACTTGTGGCGGGCATCGCCGCTGTCGCCCTGGCGCTGCTGTTGTTCGGCAGGTCCCTGCCCAAGGCAGAGGAGGCCCCGGCACCGGAGGCACCCGAAACAGCCACCGAGGGGGCCTGA
- a CDS encoding EutN/CcmL family microcompartment protein, whose protein sequence is MRIARVIGSAVSTMKPDNIRGSKLLILRAATPDNELYGDPFVAVDMVSAGAGELVLVADGSAARRGLDNDNAPVDSVIMAILDSLEVEGCVTFRKL, encoded by the coding sequence ATGCGGATCGCTCGTGTGATCGGCTCCGCGGTCTCGACCATGAAGCCGGACAACATTCGGGGCTCAAAGCTCCTGATCCTCAGGGCCGCCACCCCCGACAACGAACTCTACGGTGATCCCTTCGTGGCGGTGGACATGGTCAGCGCAGGCGCTGGGGAGCTCGTCCTGGTGGCCGATGGAAGCGCTGCCCGTCGCGGCCTGGACAACGACAACGCCCCCGTCGACTCGGTGATCATGGCGATCCTCGACTCCTTGGAGGTCGAGGGTTGCGTGACCTTCAGGAAGCTTTGA
- a CDS encoding ethanolamine ammonia-lyase reactivating factor EutA has protein sequence MATKSREMLSVGIDIGTTTSQLVLSRLSVSNHARVGLVPRLDVDERTVLYQSEPHLTPLSAPDEINVGALVGMIHREYERANIDSSQVETGAVIITGETARTRNAEAILQGLSDLAGEFVVTVAGPSLESQIAGRGSGASDWAAEHYATIVNVDIGGGSANAAIFRAGKHVSSAAIMVGGRQAMVNPDTGVLEHLKPGGQVVVETLGLTDLVVGQPAPVPALRRFTDAMADVVIDLVLGTTSPLAEKLALTTPLDIDGPVAAYFVSGGVGAAYYANLPCSTIQEIARFGDVGPLFAQSLRENPRWQQLHVEEPGQTLRATVLGAASQQVTLSGSTIWAEREHLPLKNLPVIEPRLLDAVPEYRDPEGVRRAVTQAVKRWDRGEADQGNFVITLDLPRRMDYPQVIAIATGLALFADDYLPRGKPLILVTEEDYGQVLGQTIKSRSPDLPVIVVDQIGLGEGDFIDIGEPLFEGRVVPVSVKTLVFYQ, from the coding sequence ATGGCAACGAAATCCAGGGAGATGCTCAGCGTCGGGATCGACATCGGAACGACGACGAGTCAGCTCGTCCTCTCGCGCCTGTCGGTCAGCAACCACGCGCGCGTCGGCCTGGTACCGCGCCTCGACGTCGACGAGCGCACGGTCCTCTACCAAAGCGAACCCCATCTGACACCGCTGTCAGCCCCTGACGAGATCAACGTCGGGGCGCTGGTGGGAATGATCCACCGCGAGTACGAACGCGCGAACATCGACTCCTCGCAGGTAGAGACCGGGGCGGTCATCATCACCGGCGAAACCGCCCGCACCCGCAACGCGGAAGCGATCCTCCAGGGTCTGTCCGATCTGGCGGGCGAATTCGTGGTCACCGTCGCCGGACCGAGCCTGGAATCCCAGATCGCCGGGCGCGGCTCCGGTGCCAGCGACTGGGCAGCCGAGCACTACGCCACCATCGTAAACGTCGACATCGGGGGCGGCTCCGCAAACGCAGCGATCTTCCGGGCCGGCAAACACGTCTCCTCCGCCGCGATCATGGTCGGCGGCAGGCAGGCCATGGTCAATCCCGACACCGGGGTGCTGGAGCATCTCAAACCCGGCGGCCAGGTGGTCGTCGAGACCCTCGGCCTGACCGACCTCGTGGTCGGCCAACCAGCTCCTGTGCCCGCGCTGCGACGCTTCACCGACGCGATGGCTGACGTCGTCATCGATCTGGTGCTCGGCACGACCTCCCCCTTGGCCGAGAAGCTGGCGCTCACCACTCCCCTCGACATCGACGGCCCGGTCGCGGCCTATTTCGTTTCCGGAGGGGTCGGTGCCGCCTATTACGCGAACCTGCCCTGCTCCACCATCCAGGAGATCGCCCGCTTCGGTGACGTCGGTCCCCTGTTCGCGCAGTCGCTGCGGGAGAATCCGCGCTGGCAACAGCTCCACGTCGAGGAACCCGGACAGACCCTGCGCGCGACCGTGCTCGGGGCCGCGAGCCAACAGGTGACGCTCTCCGGTTCCACGATCTGGGCCGAACGCGAGCATCTGCCGTTGAAGAACCTCCCGGTGATCGAACCGAGGCTGCTCGACGCCGTGCCCGAGTATCGCGACCCGGAAGGTGTCAGGCGCGCCGTCACCCAGGCCGTGAAGCGCTGGGACCGCGGGGAGGCGGACCAGGGGAACTTCGTGATCACTCTCGACCTGCCCCGACGGATGGACTACCCCCAGGTGATAGCCATCGCCACGGGGCTGGCGCTGTTCGCCGACGACTATCTGCCGCGGGGCAAGCCGCTGATCCTGGTCACGGAGGAGGACTACGGGCAGGTGCTCGGCCAGACGATCAAGTCGCGCAGCCCCGATCTGCCGGTCATCGTCGTCGACCAGATCGGTCTCGGAGAGGGCGATTTCA